The following proteins come from a genomic window of Denitromonas sp.:
- a CDS encoding heavy metal response regulator transcription factor: MKVLIVEDETKTGDYLRQGLSEAGFTTDLARNGMDGLHLALTGDHDLIILDVMLPGLDGWQVLETVRRSGKEMPVLFLTAKDQVEDRVKGLELGADDYLVKPFAFSELLARIRTLLRRGRNGTEPTTLSLADLELDLLRRRVTRAGKRIELTAKEFALLELLLRRHGEVLPRSLIASQVWDMNFDSDTNVIEVAVRQLRNKVDEPFEPKLIHTVRGMGYVLEAPEVN, translated from the coding sequence ATGAAAGTATTGATCGTAGAGGACGAAACAAAGACGGGAGACTATCTGCGCCAAGGCCTGAGCGAAGCCGGTTTTACTACCGATCTGGCACGCAACGGCATGGACGGGCTGCATCTGGCACTCACCGGCGATCACGACTTGATCATCCTGGACGTCATGCTGCCCGGCCTCGACGGATGGCAGGTACTCGAAACCGTAAGACGCAGCGGCAAAGAGATGCCGGTGCTGTTCCTGACTGCGAAGGATCAGGTCGAAGACCGTGTCAAAGGGTTGGAACTTGGCGCCGACGATTACCTGGTCAAACCCTTCGCCTTTTCGGAGCTGCTGGCGCGGATTCGAACGCTCCTTCGTCGGGGGCGCAACGGCACAGAGCCAACCACCTTAAGCCTCGCCGACCTTGAGCTCGACCTGCTTCGGCGACGTGTCACGCGCGCCGGAAAACGCATCGAACTGACTGCCAAGGAATTCGCGCTACTCGAACTGTTGCTGCGCCGCCACGGCGAAGTCCTGCCCCGTTCGCTGATCGCCTCACAGGTGTGGGACATGAACTTCGACAGCGACACCAACGTGATTGAAGTGGCCGTGCGTCAACTGCGCAACAAGGTCGACGAGCCCTTCGAACCCAAGCTCATCCACACCGTCCGCGGCATGGGCTATGTCCTTGAGGCGCCGGAGGTCAATTGA